From the Flavobacterium galactosidilyticum genome, one window contains:
- the yidC gene encoding membrane protein insertase YidC, whose translation MEEKRFDRNSIIGFVLIFVILIFIMYQNQPDPKVLAAQKAEKELVVKAAKAKELEDKKIEVATVAVAATGDSTQLAQLQKNLGNFAYSATLPSAKAGVTTIENDVVKLVIANKGGFIVEAVLKKFEKFKKGSGELVELVKDNNAHLNVQLLTSDNRTLNSKDLFFEPTLEKIGADQVLSMKLKAGANEFLEYKYILKPNEYMVDFDIRSQGLNKVLNTAKPLDLEWDLKAYRNEKSIAYENRYNEIYFEHKDGKIDYAGLGQTEAEDLEKATFIAFKQHFFSSILLSKTPLETAKVTSVNLVNDDKIDTVYTKQFKANIPLAFTNGELDHKMSWYFGPTDYTTLKHYDKNLEKIISLGWGIFGWINKFIFIPLFGFLSDYIPYGIAIIVFTILIKIAMSPITFKSFLSQAKMKVLRPEITELGEKFKKDPMKKQQETMKLYNKAGVNPMAGCIPALIQLPFMYASFQFFPSAFELRQKSFLWADDLSSFDEVIKLPFHIPMYGSHISLFPILAAIAIFFYMKMTSGDQQMAAPQQEGMPDMAKMMKIMIYVSPLMMLIFFNSYGAGLSLYNFISNLITIGIMIVIKRYFIDSDKIHLQIQENKLKEPKKQGKFQKKLQEVMEQAEAQKALDKKKK comes from the coding sequence ATGGAAGAAAAAAGATTTGATCGTAATTCGATTATTGGTTTTGTATTGATTTTTGTTATTTTGATCTTCATTATGTATCAAAATCAGCCAGATCCAAAGGTACTTGCAGCTCAAAAAGCAGAGAAAGAGTTAGTAGTAAAAGCTGCTAAAGCGAAAGAATTAGAAGATAAAAAAATTGAAGTAGCAACTGTTGCTGTTGCAGCTACGGGTGATTCTACACAATTAGCGCAATTGCAAAAAAACCTTGGTAATTTTGCTTATTCTGCTACACTTCCTTCAGCAAAAGCTGGTGTTACGACTATAGAAAACGATGTTGTAAAATTAGTTATTGCTAATAAAGGTGGTTTTATCGTCGAGGCAGTTTTAAAGAAATTTGAAAAATTCAAGAAAGGTTCGGGAGAATTAGTAGAATTAGTTAAAGATAATAATGCTCATTTGAATGTGCAATTACTTACTAGTGATAACCGTACGTTAAACTCTAAGGATTTATTTTTTGAACCAACTTTAGAGAAAATAGGAGCTGACCAGGTATTATCTATGAAGTTGAAAGCGGGAGCTAACGAATTTTTAGAGTACAAATACATTTTGAAGCCAAACGAATATATGGTCGATTTCGATATTCGTTCTCAAGGGTTGAATAAAGTTTTGAATACTGCTAAACCATTAGATTTAGAATGGGATTTGAAAGCATACCGAAATGAAAAAAGTATTGCTTATGAAAACCGATATAATGAAATCTATTTTGAGCATAAAGACGGAAAAATTGATTATGCTGGATTAGGGCAAACAGAAGCGGAAGATCTTGAAAAGGCAACTTTTATTGCATTCAAGCAGCACTTTTTTTCTTCTATACTTTTATCAAAAACACCACTAGAAACAGCTAAAGTTACCTCTGTTAATTTAGTTAATGATGATAAAATTGATACCGTTTATACTAAACAGTTTAAAGCTAATATTCCTTTAGCATTTACTAATGGAGAGTTAGATCACAAAATGAGTTGGTATTTTGGCCCAACTGATTATACGACTTTAAAACATTACGATAAGAATCTAGAAAAAATTATCTCGCTAGGTTGGGGAATTTTTGGATGGATAAATAAGTTTATTTTTATTCCTTTATTTGGATTCTTAAGTGATTATATTCCTTATGGAATTGCGATAATAGTTTTTACTATTCTAATAAAAATAGCTATGTCGCCTATTACTTTCAAATCATTCTTGTCGCAAGCTAAGATGAAAGTACTACGTCCTGAAATAACTGAATTAGGTGAAAAATTCAAAAAAGATCCAATGAAGAAGCAACAGGAAACGATGAAATTGTACAATAAAGCAGGAGTAAATCCTATGGCAGGTTGTATTCCAGCATTGATTCAGCTTCCTTTTATGTACGCGTCGTTCCAGTTTTTTCCATCAGCATTTGAGTTGAGACAAAAAAGTTTCCTTTGGGCAGACGATTTATCTTCATTTGATGAGGTTATTAAATTGCCTTTCCATATCCCAATGTACGGAAGTCATATTAGTTTGTTTCCAATATTAGCTGCGATAGCGATTTTCTTTTATATGAAAATGACTTCTGGAGATCAGCAAATGGCCGCTCCGCAACAAGAAGGTATGCCAGATATGGCTAAGATGATGAAAATCATGATTTATGTTTCACCATTAATGATGTTAATTTTCTTCAATAGTTACGGAGCTGGATTAAGTTTGTATAACTTTATTTCAAACCTTATTACAATTGGAATTATGATTGTAATCAAAAGATATTTTATCGATAGTGATAAAATCCACCTTCAGATACAAGAAAATAAATTGAAAGAACCTAAAAAACAAGGTAAATTCCAGAAAAAACTTCAAGAAGTTATGGAACAAGCTGAAGCTCAAAAAGCATTAGATAAAAAGAAAAAATAA
- a CDS encoding CTP synthase, with protein MNQTKYIFVTGGVTSSLGKGIIAASLAKLLQARGYRTTIQKFDPYINVDPGTLNPYEHGECYVTDDGAETDLDLGHYERFLNVPTSQANNVTTGRIYLSVIEKERRGEFLGKTVQVVPHITNEIKDRMQLLGKSGDFDIVITEIGGTVGDIESLPYIESVRQLVWDLGENNAIVIHLTLVPYLAAAGELKTKPTQHSVKTLMESGIKADILVCRTEHEISDEIRSKLALFCNVKREAVIQSIDASTIYEVPNLMLEEGLDIVALKKLDLPKKAAPDLKNWNTFLRRLKHPKHIINIGLIGKYVEMQDCYKSILEAFIHAGAANETKVNVISIHSEHIDATNISEKFAGLDGILVAPGFGERGIEGKIYAVRYARENKIPFFGICLGMQMAIIEYSRNVLGLTDANSTEMNENTAHPVVNLMEEQKTITDKGGTMRLGAWKCDIKEGSLAHKIYGKETISERHRHRYEYNSNYVAQLQNDGLIASGVNPDTGLVEIVEVEDHPFFIGVQYHPEYKSTVANPHPIFVSFVAAAVQAKKK; from the coding sequence ATGAATCAAACGAAATATATTTTTGTTACAGGCGGTGTGACTTCTTCCTTAGGGAAAGGAATCATTGCGGCTTCTTTGGCAAAATTGTTACAAGCAAGAGGTTACCGTACAACTATTCAAAAGTTTGACCCGTATATAAATGTAGATCCAGGTACTTTAAATCCTTATGAGCATGGCGAATGTTATGTTACTGATGATGGTGCTGAAACCGATTTAGATTTAGGACACTATGAGCGTTTCTTGAATGTACCTACTTCTCAAGCTAATAATGTTACCACAGGTAGAATATATCTTTCGGTTATTGAAAAAGAGAGACGAGGAGAATTTCTTGGAAAAACGGTACAGGTAGTACCTCATATTACCAACGAAATTAAAGATAGAATGCAGTTGCTAGGAAAATCTGGCGATTTTGATATTGTAATTACTGAAATAGGTGGAACAGTAGGTGATATTGAATCTTTACCTTACATCGAGTCTGTTAGACAATTGGTGTGGGACTTAGGTGAGAATAACGCTATAGTTATACATTTAACGTTAGTTCCTTATTTAGCTGCTGCAGGTGAGTTAAAAACAAAGCCAACGCAGCACTCTGTAAAAACGTTGATGGAAAGTGGTATTAAAGCGGACATCTTAGTTTGTAGAACTGAGCATGAAATTTCAGATGAAATCCGTAGCAAACTTGCGTTGTTTTGTAATGTAAAAAGAGAAGCAGTTATTCAATCGATAGATGCATCTACTATTTATGAAGTGCCTAATTTAATGCTTGAAGAAGGGCTTGATATTGTGGCGCTTAAGAAGTTAGATTTGCCTAAAAAAGCGGCACCAGATTTAAAAAACTGGAATACTTTTTTACGTAGATTAAAACATCCAAAACATATTATCAACATTGGTTTGATTGGAAAATATGTTGAAATGCAAGATTGCTACAAATCGATATTGGAAGCTTTTATTCACGCCGGTGCGGCAAATGAAACTAAAGTGAACGTAATTTCGATACATTCTGAGCACATCGACGCTACAAATATTAGCGAGAAATTTGCTGGTTTAGACGGAATTCTTGTGGCTCCAGGTTTTGGAGAAAGAGGAATTGAAGGTAAAATATACGCTGTTCGTTATGCACGTGAAAATAAAATTCCATTTTTTGGAATTTGCTTAGGAATGCAAATGGCAATTATCGAATATTCAAGAAATGTTTTAGGATTGACTGACGCTAATTCAACGGAGATGAATGAGAATACGGCACATCCAGTTGTAAATCTAATGGAAGAGCAGAAAACCATTACAGATAAAGGCGGTACAATGCGTCTTGGAGCATGGAAATGTGATATTAAAGAAGGTTCATTAGCACACAAAATATACGGTAAAGAAACTATTTCAGAACGCCACCGTCACCGTTATGAATACAATAGTAATTATGTGGCACAATTACAAAATGATGGATTAATTGCCTCAGGTGTAAATCCAGATACAGGATTGGTTGAGATAGTAGAAGTCGAAGATCATCCGTTTTTCATCGGTGTACAGTACCATCCAGAATACAAAAGTACAGTAGCGAATCCGCATCCTATTTTTGTAAGTTTTGTGGCAGCAGCGGTTCAGGCAAAGAAGAAATAA
- a CDS encoding DUF3820 family protein, whose amino-acid sequence MDKNQKQLIKLAHTKMPFGKYEGWFLIDIPEYYIVWYSNKGFPKGELGEQLKLIYELKLNGLEELIRNIKKKYPKPM is encoded by the coding sequence ATGGATAAAAATCAAAAACAACTTATAAAGTTAGCTCATACTAAAATGCCTTTTGGTAAATACGAAGGCTGGTTTCTTATTGATATTCCTGAATATTATATCGTTTGGTATTCGAATAAAGGATTTCCAAAAGGAGAATTAGGAGAGCAATTGAAATTAATTTACGAATTGAAGTTAAATGGTTTAGAGGAGCTAATTAGAAATATCAAAAAGAAGTATCCAAAACCAATGTAA
- a CDS encoding OsmC family protein: MTSKVTYLGDLRTSSIHIQSGTEILSDAPLDNNGKGEAFSPTDTVANGLATCMMTIMGIKARDLEIDLTGTTAEVVKIMNAEPRRIGAIEIVFQMQGTDDLKSKTILERAAMTCPVFLSLHPDVEKRITFNWK; the protein is encoded by the coding sequence ATGACATCAAAAGTAACTTATTTAGGAGATTTAAGAACCTCCTCTATTCACATACAATCTGGAACAGAAATTCTGTCGGATGCACCTTTAGATAATAACGGAAAAGGAGAAGCTTTTTCTCCAACGGATACTGTTGCTAATGGTTTAGCAACTTGTATGATGACTATTATGGGAATCAAGGCACGAGATTTAGAAATTGATTTGACAGGTACTACTGCTGAAGTTGTTAAAATTATGAATGCAGAGCCAAGACGTATTGGTGCTATTGAAATAGTTTTTCAGATGCAAGGAACTGATGATCTAAAAAGCAAAACGATTCTTGAAAGAGCAGCAATGACTTGTCCAGTATTTTTAAGTCTGCATCCAGATGTTGAAAAGCGAATTACTTTTAACTGGAAATAA
- a CDS encoding LysM peptidoglycan-binding domain-containing protein, producing MKYFYTICTTALLFSYSVIAQVKSTTHKVEKGETIIQIAQKYNVTPYDIYQLNPDAISGIKPKSVLLIPVISMKQALTVPEKSTSQGITHQVQPKETLYGIQKKYGVTDEVLKLANPFLEKDGLQIGQVLTIPSNKTKKNITESTEKAVYHIVLPKETKYSIAKQYGISLQELERKNPEVVANLPEGFKLVIKGNAVKAEVAPVKMEPKKEIITPTAVVKIAEVKSYREYVVKPKETLYGLSKMFEISQEELTKLNPSLSEGVTEGMILKVPGVSTVVVQEAKKDYTDLSKVKSNERKKLALLLPFNIAKIEGDTLNSTSKRLKKDKFLNMTLDFYAGALVAIDSAKVLGLNIDVSIYDSQETKNTSAISSLLKDNNLQSSDVVIGPFYQSNVDKTAELLLPNDVAVISPLSKDQSVSFANVFQSVPSPDAVKNAIFEYMRSKGGNMIAVVDKKKGSVIQYIKENHKDVQFSALTANGGVSADNLKSLFVKEKMNYVVMETGNTGMIKATVAAMLSAMWTYKVQLVILEPNETLDTDEVSIANLAKLNLMYPSVNRENESPEALIFEKEFKKKNRIDPSVFASRGFDITFDTMLRLSQDKKYQDTIENVATEQVDNKFEYYKKEGGGYANKGIYILYYDTDLTIKEAK from the coding sequence ATGAAATATTTTTATACGATTTGCACGACTGCACTATTGTTCAGTTATAGTGTTATTGCGCAAGTTAAAAGCACAACACATAAAGTTGAAAAAGGAGAAACAATCATTCAGATTGCCCAGAAATATAATGTCACACCTTACGATATTTACCAATTAAATCCAGATGCTATATCGGGTATAAAACCAAAAAGCGTATTGCTAATTCCAGTTATATCTATGAAACAAGCATTAACTGTTCCTGAGAAATCAACGAGCCAAGGAATAACGCATCAAGTACAGCCAAAAGAGACTTTGTACGGTATCCAAAAAAAATATGGTGTAACAGACGAAGTATTAAAACTAGCCAATCCATTTCTTGAGAAAGACGGATTGCAGATAGGTCAAGTACTTACTATTCCTTCAAATAAAACAAAGAAAAACATAACCGAATCGACTGAAAAAGCGGTTTATCATATTGTTCTTCCAAAAGAAACTAAATATTCAATTGCCAAGCAATACGGAATATCATTACAAGAATTAGAACGTAAAAATCCCGAAGTAGTTGCTAATTTGCCAGAAGGTTTCAAATTAGTAATTAAAGGGAATGCTGTCAAAGCTGAGGTAGCGCCAGTAAAAATGGAACCTAAAAAAGAAATTATAACACCAACTGCGGTAGTAAAAATAGCTGAAGTAAAAAGTTATAGAGAGTATGTTGTTAAGCCAAAAGAAACCTTATATGGATTGTCTAAAATGTTTGAAATCAGTCAGGAGGAATTAACTAAGCTAAATCCTAGTTTGTCTGAAGGGGTTACAGAAGGTATGATTCTTAAAGTTCCTGGAGTTTCAACAGTTGTAGTGCAGGAAGCTAAAAAAGATTATACAGATTTGTCTAAAGTTAAAAGTAATGAGAGAAAAAAATTAGCGTTGCTTTTGCCTTTCAATATTGCTAAAATTGAAGGCGATACATTAAATTCTACATCAAAACGATTAAAGAAAGACAAATTCTTAAATATGACTTTGGATTTTTATGCTGGTGCTTTGGTAGCTATTGATTCTGCTAAAGTATTAGGTCTTAATATTGATGTTTCTATATACGATTCGCAAGAAACAAAAAATACATCGGCGATTAGCTCGCTTTTGAAAGATAATAATTTGCAGAGTTCAGATGTTGTAATTGGGCCTTTTTATCAAAGTAATGTTGATAAAACTGCCGAATTATTATTGCCTAATGATGTTGCTGTAATTTCTCCATTATCAAAAGACCAAAGCGTTTCTTTTGCTAATGTTTTTCAATCGGTTCCTTCACCTGATGCGGTCAAAAATGCAATATTTGAGTATATGCGTTCAAAAGGCGGGAATATGATTGCGGTAGTGGATAAAAAGAAAGGTTCTGTAATTCAGTACATTAAAGAGAATCATAAAGATGTTCAATTTTCTGCTCTTACGGCAAATGGAGGTGTTTCAGCTGATAATCTAAAAAGTTTATTTGTAAAAGAAAAAATGAACTACGTAGTAATGGAAACAGGAAATACGGGAATGATTAAAGCTACAGTAGCAGCGATGCTAAGCGCTATGTGGACGTACAAAGTGCAACTTGTTATTTTGGAACCTAACGAAACATTGGATACTGATGAGGTTAGTATTGCGAACTTAGCAAAGTTGAACTTAATGTATCCATCAGTAAATCGTGAAAATGAATCTCCTGAAGCTTTGATTTTCGAAAAAGAATTCAAAAAGAAAAATAGAATTGATCCTTCTGTTTTTGCTAGCCGAGGTTTTGATATTACTTTTGACACAATGTTGCGTTTGTCTCAAGATAAAAAATATCAAGATACTATTGAAAATGTAGCAACGGAACAAGTGGATAATAAATTTGAGTATTATAAAAAAGAAGGTGGCGGTTATGCAAATAAAGGGATTTATATTTTGTACTATGACACTGATTTAACTATTAAAGAAGCAAAGTAA
- the guaA gene encoding glutamine-hydrolyzing GMP synthase has protein sequence MQHNVLILDFGSQYTQLIARRVRELNIFCEIFPYNNFPTDLSSYKAVILGGSPFSVRAEDAPHPDLSQIRGKLPMLAVCYGAQYLAHFSGGEVASSNTREYGRANLSFIKEDEVFFEGVSENSQVWMSHSDSVKALPTNGVKLASTHDVEFAAYKIEGETTYAIQYHPEVFHSTDGSKMLENFLVKIAEVPQNFTPNAFVEEMVAELKEKVKDDKVVLGLSGGVDSTVAAVLLHQAIGKNLYCIFVNNGLLRKNEFQNVLDQYKGMGLNVKGVDAGDRFLSELAGVSDPETKRKIIGRVFIEVFDDESHLIEDVKWLAQGTIYPDVIESVSVKGPSATIKSHHNVGGLPDYMKLKIVEPLRMLFKDEVRRVGASLGIDPELLGRHPFPGPGLSIRILGDITPEKVQILQDVDAVFIDGLKSWGLYDKVWQAGAILLPVNSVGVMGDERTYEKVVALRAVESTDGMTADWVHLPYDFLMKVSNDIINKVRGVNRVVYDISSKPPATIEWE, from the coding sequence ATGCAACACAACGTACTTATTTTAGACTTCGGATCGCAATATACACAGCTTATTGCGCGTAGAGTTCGCGAATTAAATATATTCTGCGAAATTTTCCCATACAATAATTTTCCAACTGATTTATCCTCTTACAAAGCGGTAATTTTAGGAGGTAGTCCTTTTTCTGTTAGAGCAGAAGATGCGCCACATCCTGATTTATCACAAATTAGAGGTAAACTACCCATGCTTGCCGTATGTTACGGAGCACAATACTTAGCTCATTTTAGTGGTGGCGAAGTTGCGTCTTCGAATACGAGAGAATATGGTAGAGCTAATTTGTCCTTTATTAAAGAAGACGAAGTTTTCTTTGAAGGCGTTTCTGAGAATAGCCAAGTTTGGATGAGCCATAGCGATAGCGTTAAAGCATTGCCTACAAATGGAGTAAAACTTGCAAGTACACATGATGTAGAATTTGCTGCTTACAAGATTGAAGGCGAGACAACATACGCGATTCAGTACCATCCTGAAGTTTTTCACTCTACTGATGGATCTAAAATGTTAGAAAACTTTTTAGTTAAAATAGCAGAAGTGCCTCAAAATTTCACTCCAAATGCTTTTGTTGAAGAAATGGTAGCGGAATTAAAAGAGAAAGTAAAAGATGACAAAGTAGTTCTTGGGCTTTCAGGCGGAGTAGATTCTACCGTAGCGGCTGTTTTATTGCACCAAGCTATTGGTAAAAATCTTTACTGTATTTTTGTAAATAACGGTTTACTTCGTAAAAATGAATTCCAAAATGTATTAGATCAATACAAAGGAATGGGATTAAACGTAAAAGGTGTAGATGCTGGTGATCGTTTCCTATCTGAATTAGCAGGTGTAAGTGATCCAGAAACAAAGCGTAAAATTATAGGACGTGTATTTATCGAAGTTTTTGATGATGAATCACACCTTATTGAAGATGTAAAATGGTTAGCGCAAGGAACTATATATCCTGATGTTATCGAGTCGGTTTCTGTTAAAGGTCCATCAGCAACTATAAAATCACATCATAATGTAGGAGGCTTGCCTGATTATATGAAATTGAAAATTGTAGAACCATTGCGTATGCTTTTCAAAGATGAAGTACGTAGAGTAGGAGCTTCATTAGGAATTGATCCAGAATTATTGGGAAGACATCCTTTTCCAGGACCAGGATTGTCAATTAGAATTTTAGGAGATATCACACCAGAAAAAGTACAAATTCTACAAGATGTAGATGCTGTATTTATTGATGGATTAAAATCTTGGGGTTTATACGACAAAGTATGGCAAGCTGGAGCAATCCTTCTTCCTGTAAATAGTGTAGGTGTAATGGGTGATGAGCGTACTTATGAAAAAGTAGTAGCACTTCGCGCAGTAGAGTCTACTGATGGTATGACTGCAGACTGGGTTCACTTACCGTATGATTTCTTGATGAAAGTATCAAATGATATTATCAATAAAGTAAGAGGAGTTAATAGAGTCGTTTACGATATTAGTTCTAAACCACCTGCAACGATTGAATGGGAATAA